In the Synechococcus sp. UW69 genome, one interval contains:
- a CDS encoding DnaJ C-terminal domain-containing protein, which translates to MAGSGYKDYFQVLGVDRSADADAIKKAFRSLARQYHPDVNPGDAQAEARFKEISEAYEVLSDPEKRRRYEQFGQYWNQAGGMGGGAAPGMDVDFGRYGNFDDFINDLLGRFGGPAGSGFPGGGFPGGGFAGGGFPRGAQPSRPPVNLDAEASVNVSFAEAFRGGERSLSVNNERVQVRIPAGVKTGSRLRLKGKGNLQPGTGRRGDLYLNLKIQEHPIWRLESDQLRADLPVSLDELALGGMVSVMTPDGEAQVSIPAGTAPGRSLRLKGKGWPAKSGRGDLFLTLTLSMPSSWSEEERRLLEQLRAKRTGHPRQEWLRSAAL; encoded by the coding sequence ATGGCAGGCAGCGGATACAAGGACTATTTCCAGGTGCTCGGTGTTGATCGCAGTGCCGACGCTGATGCCATCAAGAAAGCTTTCCGCAGCTTGGCGCGGCAATATCATCCCGACGTCAACCCTGGTGATGCGCAGGCTGAGGCGCGTTTCAAAGAGATCAGTGAAGCCTACGAAGTGCTCTCCGACCCGGAGAAACGGCGTCGTTATGAGCAATTCGGCCAGTACTGGAATCAGGCCGGTGGCATGGGCGGGGGAGCAGCACCCGGCATGGACGTCGACTTCGGTCGCTACGGCAACTTCGACGATTTCATTAACGACCTGCTGGGACGTTTCGGTGGGCCGGCAGGGAGCGGTTTCCCGGGGGGTGGATTTCCTGGAGGCGGATTCGCAGGAGGAGGTTTTCCCCGTGGCGCCCAGCCCTCACGACCTCCGGTGAATCTGGATGCCGAGGCCTCGGTCAATGTGAGTTTTGCGGAAGCCTTTCGGGGTGGCGAGCGCAGCTTGTCTGTCAACAACGAGCGCGTTCAAGTGCGCATCCCTGCGGGAGTGAAGACCGGCTCTCGGCTTCGATTGAAGGGCAAGGGCAACCTGCAACCCGGAACCGGTCGGCGTGGCGATCTCTATCTCAATCTCAAGATTCAGGAGCACCCGATCTGGCGGTTGGAGTCGGATCAGCTGCGTGCTGATCTGCCTGTCAGCCTTGATGAACTGGCCCTTGGAGGCATGGTCTCCGTGATGACCCCAGATGGTGAGGCGCAGGTCAGCATTCCAGCAGGCACCGCCCCAGGCCGCAGCCTTCGGCTTAAGGGCAAAGGCTGGCCTGCGAAGTCAGGTCGCGGTGATCTCTTCCTCACGCTGACACTGTCCATGCCGTCCTCCTGGAGTGAGGAGGAGCGTCGTCTGCTCGAGCAGTTGCGTGCCAAGCGCACGGGACATCCACGTCAAGAGTGGCTTCGTTCTGCGGCCCTCTGA
- a CDS encoding vitamin K epoxide reductase: MRGVASSLLATVLLAAGGAVAPGLAAPWASTIGEPLRDSSPQAVELTDHLRAIGARFYGAWTCPACFKQMNLFGKQAGAKLPYVECRKPETLPKQAESCSAADIRAYPTWVLPDGRRKVGVQSLDALSRWSGLN; encoded by the coding sequence ATGCGAGGCGTTGCTTCATCCCTGCTGGCAACCGTGCTGCTCGCGGCTGGCGGAGCCGTCGCACCGGGACTGGCCGCTCCATGGGCCAGCACGATCGGGGAGCCCCTGCGCGACTCCAGCCCCCAGGCCGTCGAACTCACGGATCATCTAAGGGCAATTGGAGCCAGGTTTTACGGCGCTTGGACATGCCCGGCGTGCTTCAAACAGATGAACCTTTTTGGCAAACAGGCCGGAGCGAAGCTGCCCTATGTGGAGTGCCGCAAGCCGGAGACGCTGCCGAAGCAAGCCGAATCCTGCAGCGCTGCAGACATCCGGGCCTATCCCACCTGGGTTCTTCCCGATGGACGCCGAAAAGTTGGCGTTCAGTCTCTGGATGCCCTGAGCCGCTGGAGCGGGCTGAACTGA